AAATGCTTAGAGATTTCGTGATTACAAATAACTTTCCTAATCATCGCTCTTCCTTTTTCATTGATTTTGCTGCTTTCTCGGAATTGTGTTACCGTTTTTAATGTGTCTTTCAGTCGTCTGATGGTGTCTTTCTTTCTGCCAACGTTTGAGCGTCACTTTGACGTCCAGTATTGTTTTCTGGTGACCCAAAATAAAATGTAAGTATTTCTTGGGAACGAATGGAATCTTGGAAATTGTGATCAAATGTCGGTGTTTGTCACTGTTGTGGAAATTTTTGAGAAACATAGATGAAGTGGAAGGTGTGTCTCAGCttacaattgtattttatttggttGTATTGTACATGTATAGAATTTTAGTATCCTACTTTAATTCGTGGATGACTCAACGCCAATATTATGACAGAAATAGTAGACGTCGTATCAGTTTATTACGTAATTTCTATATATTATTTCTTGCACAtttattactttaattattttgtaactATATGGAGattgaataataaaatttcTGGTAAATCAGTAGATAGGTACTAATACCCTGAGATTAAAAGAaaccatgatattctattcctaGAATTTTCCCGGAAGATCGATAAAATATATACAATAAGAACCTCgttaatttataattttcaaCTTTATCAACTGATCAAAAATTATACTCGACATATTTTGTTTAATCTTTAACAGGTTCAAATGTATAACGTTCAGATCCACTAATAATTATATATCTAATACATATTCCGTATAATTATATACAAGTGTAAATTAAGTTTTGTATATCTAGTAAATGCTAACCCAAACATTATCACTAACATTACTCTGTGTCGATCATTCTCACCTTATCAATCACCTCACTGAATAATCCAACTCCGGAATCCACTTAAATTATTTCACTGTTGTTACCTTCTCCTGCCAACTGATCACGCGTGGCTCCATTTGGAGATCAAACATTGAAAGTTCAACATACGTGTAGAATAGAATTTCGATTAACCTCGTCTCAATTATTCACAGTTTCATTTATTCAGAGTTACTATTATTCAATGACGAGTCAGAGTATAGTAAAACAAGTATTAAAACTTGGCTTATGATTTACTAGTAGTCtattacaaaaaataaaattaggtTTGAATCTCTTGCTAAGCCAGTTAATAAAAATCCTACTGTATTAGAAAAACATTTTAATAAAACTATTTATTAAAACTAATTAAGTAAAAACTGGAAAAGAATTTAAATACATCTCTGAACTAATTTTTACCTCTTCACTTGTATCTAATGTTAACACTATCGAGAAACGAACAATTCTGCTTGAACAGCAGAATAACTAGACTAGACTATGTAGATAAACTATGAGGCAAATATTTTCTTGATCCATGAGATCCGTCGCGGGGCAAAATGGCGCGGCGACGTTGGTCTCGCGGGAGGGCCACGAGAGTCATCGTTAGAAGTAAAGGAAACGTTGCTCGGGGTTCAAGCGAGcagggaaagagagagaaagcttGAACGCAAGCGGGAGGCTGCGTGTTGCACTCGCTGCAGCCGGCTGTGCCCGTCAGCTGCCGACAGATTTATCGAGTGGCACGTGCCGATCCGGAGCAATGTCGTTTTATGCCTTCCTCTCCTCTGGTCTCTGACTTCGCCGAAGGCAAAAATTATTGTCGCCCCTGTTTCTTCCCGAAACGAGACCCTTTTCCTCTTCGACTCTGTTCATTCCACTTAATCTTGATCCCTGTGATCGTAAACTGGCTCCATTTAGCCAACGACACTTCTGTCTATCTCAAAAGCCTAGCCTGTTTTGCTAAGACTCTAATGTCTTCATGGTTTATTATTCTGTAGTGATTTAGCAGAGTACTTAGCGACTTGatgtataaaatagaaataaatgaGTTTCCTCTGTTATCTTGGATaagtattcttatttttcatctgtCCAGCGACGTTATGTCTTGTGAGAAATATCTCCAAGGTATTCACAAGTGTACTTTCAGAAATTAGCAGAAAACAATTcatttgttttatttataacactATATTGTACAGGTTTTTATAAGTGCTAACCCTTTGTCTGTGGAATAATGAAAGCTAGTGTTTTATGGTTTCTCATAATTACAGATTGACTATTACAATAGAGATCAAATACACGAAAATCAATCTCGTAGTTATACGATATTATATTCAGTTTCTGTACTTTTTCTTTTACTTCCTATCGCTTTCATCGTTTTTGCGACAAACATATATCGTTAACAAAAAAATGTAACTTGCATCTGTCAGTTAAAAAAACAGCTATATACCTCATCAGGCTttcttactttcacaattttaccAGGTTTCCTTAAAATCACCTCATTTCAAAGTCCTGTCGCAATACATGTACCAGGAGAAAAGAATCTCACATCAGATGCATTTTTCTTTTCGAAATATCCTTCACTTCTTCTGTCACCGATCTATTACGGTCTGCCAGCCGAGCGCAGCAGCTACCGATTGAAATGTTCAATGGACGAAGGCGTAAAGAAGCATCAGAGCGTAATATCGATGAATAATAGACGAACATTCTTGGATCTTTGTGAACAATATTGTACATACATTCCGTGTATCTTGTGAATTTCGAACTGAGCTCGTTTTAGATACGTGATCTCATCAATGAGGTAGTTTTGGCTTGCATTTCGAGCTGACGCTCCCTTGTCATTCACTTTCGCGAAAAGTTGCTGGGCCTCGTAAATTACGACACGCGTAAATACTTGAAATTTATTTTCTCGTCGCAGATTCGTACAGCTTCATCGGGACACCACCGCAACAGTCTAATTTGTTTTTCTATCGACTAGATCTCTTCATTCTCCTCTGTCCAAGCGTGAAACGATGCAGGAGGGCCCGCAACCCCCAACATAACGCGTGCACACATGTGTGCTCCGTGTTGCAGCTTCCTCAGCCGATGCACGCGCTGATGCTGGACAGAAGGGCTGCGGACCTACGCGTGGTAACTCGTTCCTCGATTAAAGGGATCTCCTGGTCTCGAGCGTCGTAAGAAGGCGACAgttcataattattttattcataACCCACTGATAGAAGCTGCCCTAAACTTTGTACAATTGTTACACCCTGGTTTAGATAATGAATAGAATGTTTTAATGAAAAAAGACCTACACGATTAACATTTGTGTTATCCTTAGTGGgccatttaaatattaaattactaGGGCAGGTTGAAATATAGTTTAACTGtcagcatgaaataaaataaagaaattgagAAATATGCCGAACCATAGAAGTAGTTCTATTCTAGATATGTATTAAATATATCAAAGTTCAATTCATTGGTGTTATACATATGTAGGAACAATAGTATAAGTATTTTAGTTTTGAGAAAGACGAATTTAatactttataattttaaaCTAAATCGTTAGCAACATATTTTTAGTGATAAAAGCTTGAGAGAAATGtgaaaataaagaattatttatttttaaaaccaGGAAATTCAGTTAAGGCTAATCAATGACACAATTCGGACTACCGAATTTGATTCGTCTATTTCACAGAATCTATCTTCCTCAGCTAAATCTATCAATGTTCATGAATTCTATATGCCCCAGAATAATTTAACCATTCTCTTCCTAATTACAGTGACTCAAATAATTGACATGAATTCTGAACCTAATGATAGATTCTCACAGCGTAACAGTAAAATAATGTATCGCTTTGGATCTTTCTTCATCGCAAAATTAATTTCCTTTTAAGTTATAGATTCGACAAATTGTACTACTTGCATATTCTTATACGAATTGATTTGCTTTTCTTTAAACGAAATTATTCTAATATTAGAATAGAAACGACTGTTACGCGTTACAATAGCTAGTATTACGTATTAGTCGCGAAACAAGGAGTTGCAGGTATATAGACTACACATTTAATCGATCTGCGTGTTACTTGCGTCATTGGAGATATGCGacatgaggacttaggtctccaTTGTACTTTTTCCATTTGGCCATGAAGGAACAGATTTCTTTTGCATATTATTTTTAATCCTCGACGCGAAAATGAATTTCCTTACGAGACATTTCTGATATACATTAGCACCTCAATTACATGAAATTGAAATCTGGAGCATTTTTTTATAGTtaactttattttttttttagcaAACTTCTAGTACGTCTCTATATAAGTCCTAATCGATATTTTAATGTACTCTTATTGTCATTGTATCCAATATATGCAACCCTAAATAAATgacagaaattttgaatatttggagtttGCTTAATCAAGTTTCTACTGTAGTAACTTCTTACAGTTTTCTATATTCTGCTGAAGTTCTAATGTAGAATAAAAGGAGCATAGAAGAAATACAATAGGTTATAATTTCTTCATCAAGGATTGTTACATCCCCGTGTTCAACTTCTAAAGatatttttatgtttatattaaaattaagcAAGTTGGATGAGACTTTAATGTAAGCCAAATAAACGAGAGAAGGTTCTACGAACCACAGCATTTTTCGCAATTAATGTTCTAAATACGTATCAAAGAATTCATGAATCACTGTGTAATGGAAACCCATATGGTAAGATcttaacatttaaaaaattaccagaaatagaaaataaaattagtAATCAATTGAACTGTTCAGTCAACAGTCTTATCATTCAATAtcatgaaaaattaattttgcaaAGCAACTCGAACAAACAATGAGTTTATAGAATATATGAAATACATTAATAAGATCAATTTGCGCGCCAACAATTCAGTTTTATTGTAATAAAATTAAGGAAGCTTAGTAATGAGCTTACAATGAAAAAGTATTGAATTTTACTTCAAACGAATATAAGCTTCAGAAAAGAAGCAAACAGTAATTATCTGAATATCGTCCAATATTTTTCAAGATCTCAAACTTACTATTGAGTACGGAACTTAATTAAGTTAGTTTGAAATTCATTTGCTACCTCTTACAGGAACAGTAATTTCTTTATTACACCTGTAAAAAGGACAGCAACTTCCTAACCACATTTTGCAAGTGCCAAGTTACAGGAAGGCCTGCTGCATCGTCGACGGAGAAATTTCGCCGAAGCCTTGCGGAATCTCCAGCGAAGGGGTTCAAATGCGGGACCAAATAAGTAGAAGTCGGTTCCACCCAAGAGAAGACGGATTCTCGGGCCGAAACGCTCGAATCCCTAACAGGGAGCCACGAAGGCAGAACGAAGGAGGTACGAGGCAATGTTGGCGCGAGTGCAACGCGCCATATTCTTTGTCCTATGACACGGCGAAGTTAAAGCTCCGTGGCTAAATTTAAACGCAGCCGCCAGGGCTGAGTCTAAGACCGAGGCTGAGCAGGAGCAGCCGCCAGAAACCAGAGCACGTGCTTCAGCTAAGTGACGTGTGCCTTCCTCCCCCTTCCTGCCTTCTCCCCCCCTCGACACCTCACCAACCTCCCTTGTCCTTCCCCCTTCACCCTTCCTTAATGCCCTCCCCCTGCGCCCACCATccatctctctttctctttcttcctCGCCATAGCACCTTCTTGGGTATCTTACGGATTTTCTGATCTAACGAGCCTACGTCCACGGACTACCGCGGGTATTTCGTAACCGAACGCGAGGAAAATTTCAAGACCAAGAAGAAACCATTTGGAAGGGTAAAATATTGAGAAGCAGGTGCTCTTTTAAGTGTTATCCTGTGTAATTATGGCTAATTGGTATTGTGGTTGATAAAAGTAAATATTAGTGGGATCAAAGGCAGCGCGAGTAAGATGAACAGTCTCCTGAgtgatctttttttttttgtaattgtAGAGGGAAAGTTGAGAGACCGAGTATCATTTCTTCGGAATCTCTGTTGATTGTATTGAACGATCGATTGATTTTTCCACGTGCGTGTCAGGCGAACGCAGAGGAGAGCTGACACAAACATCCTGGCCACCTCACACGTGGCCCTAGACCCGAGTGTAGGACACGTGTTCCCTCCCCTACAGAGACATTTCTCCGTGGAATAAATTGTGGTTGGGAGTTGGGCTTGGAGCAGCCCTTCGATAGCGGTGAATATCGGTTTTAGAAGAGATTCAAATGATGCGACCAGAAATTTGCTAGGTTTGCCACCTTTTGCATTAATCAACAGCTTCAGTATTCTCTGAATCCTTCAGTTTCAGCAAAATATTTACAAGACTGTATTGATTAAAATATCGAATAATTTGTAATAGGCTGTctacaaatattgaaaattttaacTTAACTACTACATAAAACAATCCTTGAGCTACAATTCGATTCTGGTTTCTTACAAGTTTATTGAGTGTTTAATTCCTTCCTATTTCTTGATGAAGATTAGAGCAAAATTTCGTAACACTAATAATGTTAGGATAAATGAGAAAGAACTTACCGATTTGAGCTCTGAATTTTCGAATCGattttaaaaatgtagaaaCTATTAATTTGGTAATCATTTTTTTACGGTTGGAAAAATTCGAGAAAGAGTTCAAAATAAATGAGAACGAAGAGACAAAACGTGGCAGGAGGGCACCAAGGGTCGAAGGGCACCCACGGTTGCAGGACCCCACCGTTGGATAAGGCCAACGCGATGCTAGAAACTGAAGGTATTGGAACGATTACTGTCCCATGACGTTTTTCCATGCCCGAAGACGCCCAAAATCAACATCTACATGTGATCGCCAAAAAAATATCCACCAAATGTTGGAAAAACGTTCAGTATTTCCCCCCTGTATTGGAGCTTACAAGGGATGCACTTAGCTTATCCCGTCCCAATTCTGAAGATGGTAGACCTATACTGCTATCTGTGAAATATTAATCTGTGAAGATATTCATTCTGTTATAGATGAATGAAAGCTATAACTAAGAGATGAGTATGTAACAACATTATTTAAGTCAAATAATTTGGTCAAGAATTTATGGCTTACTATagtaattttaaatttatatttcttcATGATATGCTAGAAATTTAAATGTcagcgaaatgatcatgacataagaaatcgaataatttcattCATCATGACATTATTTGGAAACAATCTCTTATTGATGACAGTACATCGGATGACAATACAATTGTTTTTATAGCATAGTCACTGTGAAAAGGTATTAACTTTCATTCGTGTATGTTGCTAAAATCATTTATGGCTAATATAGTATGAATTATGTAACAGTCCTGCAAAAGTATATCGAAATTAAAGACTAGTTGAATACTTCCCTTACTAGTACTAATGACAAAAAAATTGAACCCGAGAAGAAAGCTGTAATTATTGTTCTACGACTCCATCTGAGAATTTCCAAGCTTTGATACTTTCCACGCTAATACCCAATTGATCTTTAACAGAGCGTAATCAGCAGTTTAGCAAGGTCACATCCATAGAACAAGGTGTGTCCAATAATTGTCACGATTGATAGCAAGTACAGAACCGtgaaatgaagaaataaatgagGGAGGTGTTCAAGGAAATGCACCAATAAAACTAGTCTAAGGAAGTAAGAGCGATGAGAAAGGAAGATAAGGTTAGTACTTTTCCAGATTCACCTGATGCTCACAGGAGAGTtaattttaagattatttcatatTACTGTGTTCGATTGAATTTCGCACCATTCAGAGGACAGAGAAATTATCGTTTCTGAGCTGAAGCCTCAAGTTACGATAGAATAGAATGCTGTTTATCAGAGTACAATGAAGGAACAAGACAATCCACTGAATTGGACCGCTCAAATAATAGAAGCTCACTGAAACTCACCCCAAGCTATAATTTTCTATTCAAATAATTGAAATTCACGTTCGAATAACTGTATTCGAATAATATAACTTATACCAGTGGAAGCATTCTATTCGGACTGTCTTTCATCCTCGGTACGGGGCAGCGATGGATAGGGACGAGTCATAAATTTCTGTTGGCGCTGCCAATGTACacgcacaagaaaaatacagaatTACGATACTCTAGCAGGTTAAGCGGTATTCGACTTACACATCTTGTCTCGTAATTGTTGAATCGCCAAATGTTTCAGAAATCATATTTAACAATTCAACCTGCAACATAGCTAGAATATCGCTTACTATTCCTAACCTTAGAAGTCCCCTGAACAGCATTACCTCCAACGCTTGTCCGAGGACTTCTTGTGGAACTCGAATAGCTCTTCAGTGCATCTGTAAAATTGTAGAATTCTCTGAGTGTCAACTTTAagccattattattgcaaaagaaGACAGATCGGAAAGATGACAAATCGGAAAGATGACAGCGAATCAAGTCAGAGGATATTTTGTAAATGTACTTCTCTGCGCGGGATGTGTAAATACATAGATACTTAAGAATCAGAGTGAGAGAAACTATCCCAATTCTGTCTTTTTCTTGGCATACGATACCTCAGCAGAACTCAGAAAAAtgtatggtcatctctatgagGACCCTTTTGGACACACGACGAGAGGACCCTTACAAAGTGGTTGGAATGGTCATGTACTTGTTTCGAGGTCTGAAACTAGACTTTATCCCGGAACAATACTGTatattcaattctccattcGCGTGTTCACTAATTTTGTAGAACACAGAAAGTCAATAATCAAAATTGTCGCCATTAAAAGAGAATGGAGAAGTATTCAGGTACCTGATTATTGACATAAGGGTTAACTTGTTAATtcctatttaatataattatgtaacCTTTAATTTTTGATTTCCATTTAAACTGCATATAGGCGTTCATATATCTAACCGAGCTAATGGTTAAAAATAGTTCAGATAATAGAAATTTAGTAAAGGTCCAAAATCAGATATTGAATAACATTTCGTTCTATTGTAGTGGCGTCTACACCTACTCAAGGGACATTTTTGCGAACCGCAAACAAAGGTACAGGTAATCATTTATCGATCAGCGGAGCAAGAAGCAACGACTGAAT
The sequence above is a segment of the Calliopsis andreniformis isolate RMS-2024a chromosome 3, iyCalAndr_principal, whole genome shotgun sequence genome. Coding sequences within it:
- the LOC143188908 gene encoding uncharacterized protein LOC143188908 isoform X2; the protein is MYGHLYEDPFGHTTRGPLQSGWNGHVLVSRSETRLYPGTILYIQFSIRVFTNFVEHRKSIIKIVAIKREWRSIQWRLHLLKGHFCEPQTKIHEKTKGGKKNKKKSKEIVY
- the LOC143188908 gene encoding uncharacterized protein LOC143188908 isoform X1 encodes the protein MYGHLYEDPFGHTTRGPLQSGWNGHVLVSRSETRLYPGTILYIQFSIRVFTNFVEHRKSIIKIVAIKREWRSIQAFIYLTELMVKNSSDNRNLVKVQNQILNNISFYCSGVYTYSRDIFANRKQRFMRRQKGEKKTKRKVKRLFTSYQS